Proteins from a genomic interval of Arachis hypogaea cultivar Tifrunner chromosome 10, arahy.Tifrunner.gnm2.J5K5, whole genome shotgun sequence:
- the LOC112717104 gene encoding uncharacterized protein At4g15970: MHLSRIRRFQPTAHRHTAGDSFLTMSPEPVVIHLRRTLAAALLFFAVSLSCLILFGNFEHFRFFPSSHRFPNLSTVFPSQLNDADAASNEYPLEEILKEAAMEDKTVILTTLNEAWASPNSVIDLFLESFRIGYRTRRLLNHLVIIALDQRAFARCKVIHTYCFLLVSEDSDFHEEAYFMTSRYLKMMWRRIDFLRSVLEMGYNFVFTDADIMWFRDPFPRFHHDADFQIACDHFTGSSYDLENRPNGGFNFVKSNNRSIEFYKFWYSSQEVYPGYHDQDVLNFIKVDPFITDIGLKMRFLDTANFGGLCEPSKDLNQVCTMHANCCYGMDSKLHDLRIMLQDWKYYLTLPPKLKRLSVISWRVPQECSIDSLRHQGSPEMSVEED, translated from the exons ATGCACCTCTCACGCATCCGAAGATTCCAGCCGACGGCGCACCGCCACACTGCCGGTGACTCCTTCCTTACCATGTCACCGGAACCCGTTGTCATCCATCTCCGGCGTACCCTCGCCGCCGCCCTCCTCTTCTTCGCCGTTTCTCTCTCTTGCTTGATTCTCTTCGGAAACTTCGAGCACTTTcggttcttcccttcctctcatCGATTCCCCAATCTCTCCACCGTTTTCCCTTCGCAGCTCAACGATGCCGACGCG GCTAGCAATGAATATCCACTCGAAGAAATTCTGAAAGAAGCTGCCATGGAAGACAAAACTGTTATCTTAACCACATTAAATGAAGCATGGGCATCACCAAATTCAGTCATTGATCTTTTCCTGGAGAGCTTTAGAATTGGATATCGTACACGTAGGCTTTTGAATCATTTAGTAATTATTGCATTGGACCAAAGGGCGTTTGCACGCTGTAAAGTTATACACACctattgctttttgcttgttaGTGAAGACAGTGACTTTCATGAAGAGGCATATTTTATGACTTCTCGCTACCTGAAAATGATGTGGAGAAGGATAGATTTTCTACGTTCTGTTCTTGAGATGGGGTACAATTTTGTATTCACA GATGCCGATATCATGTGGTTCAGGGACCCATTTCCTCGGTTTCACCATGATGCAGATTTCCAGATAGCATGCGATCATTTCACCGGTAGCTCGTATGATTTAGAGAATAGACCCAATGGAGGGTTCAACTTTGTAAAGTCCAATAATAGATCAATAGAGTTTTACAAATTCTGGTACTCTTCGCAAGAAGTCTATCCGGGATACCATGATCAGGATGTGCTCAATTTCATCAAGGTAGACCCTTTCATCACCGATATAGGACTGAAAATGAGGTTCTTGGATACAGCAAATTTTGGTGGCCTTTGTGAACCAAGCAAAGATTTAAATCAAGTTTGTACAATGCATGCGAATTGTTGCTATGGCATGGATAGTAAGCTTCACGATCTTAGAATTATGCTTCAGGATTGGAAATACTATTTGACCTTGCCTCCTAAGTTGAAGAGATTGTCAGTTATCTCCTGGAGGGTTCCTCAGGAATGCAG CATTGATTCTCTCAGGCACCAGGGTTCACCGGAAATGAGTGTTGAAGAGGATTAG
- the LOC112717105 gene encoding uncharacterized protein, with protein MMMNQNQAMMRKTRTFQLQKAPSNIQEHQFMMTSPNVIDQYSNFTPKKASPSPPPPPPVKFPTSPEQIFGQEIIHFSHPQHSLSMVEMGEVFVCVGCKEYGCGKRFVCQECEFQLHDFCAFAPPALKAHPLHSQHSILFHSKPAKSGKSKCDVCGKPTKGFAFICTACGYQMHPCCAMLNTEIDYPPHPHTLKILPAATTASAADSTGFICGECKRKRSGRVYKCTSPQCEYYIHAWCAKSKVNGLKAHGIKPPEKPSMIATAAKVASQVVIEFIGGLVEGIGEGVGEVLVQNITKGSANDHSHTSNTSNTTSTRTRPH; from the exons ATGATGATGAACCAAAATCAAGCAATGATGAGGAAAACAAGAACGTTCCAATTGCAAAAAGCACCATCcaatatacaagagcatcaattcATGATGACATCCCCTAATGTTATTGACCAATATTCCAATTTTACCCCCAAGAAAGCATCACCATCACCGCCACCGCCGCCGCCGGTAAAATTTCCAACATCACCGGAACAAATATTTGGACAAGAGATCATACACTTCAGCCATCCACAACACAGCTTGTCAATGGTGGAGATGGGTGAGGTGTTTGTGTGTGTGGGATGTAAGGAATATGGATGTGGAAAGAGATTTGTATGCCAAGAATGTGAGtttcagcttcatgatttttgTGCTTTTGCTCCTCCTGCTCTCAAGGCACATCCCTTGCATTCTCAGCACTCCATCTTGTTCCATTCCAAACCAG CTAAAAGTGGAAAATCCAAATGTGATGTTTGTGGGAAACCAACCAAAGGCTTTGCATTCATATGCACTGCATGTGGCTATCAAATGCATCCATGCTGTGCCATGCTCAACACTGAAATTGACTACCCACCCCATCCACACACCCTTAAGATCCTCCCGGCCGCCACGACCGCCTCGGCCGCAGACTCCACCGGCTTCATATGTGGGGAGTGCAAGAGGAAGAGGTCAGGTAGGGTGTATAAATGCACTTCTCCTCAATGTGAGTACTATATCCATGCTTGGTGTGCAAAGAGCAAGGTTAATGGGCTCAAGGCCCATGGTATAAAGCCCCCAGAAAAGCCCAGCATGATTGCCACTGCTGCAAAAGTTGCTTCACAAGTTGTTATTGAATTCATTGGTGGGTTGGTTGAAGGCATTGGAGAAGGTGTTGGAGAAGTTCTTGTTCAAAACATTACTAAAGGAAGTGCCAATGATCATTCTCACACTTCCAATACTAGTAATACTACTAGCACAAGAACTAGGCctcactaa